In Pseudomonas alcaliphila JAB1, a single window of DNA contains:
- the lspA gene encoding signal peptidase II, with the protein MPESSRFGHLPWLLLSVLILVADRVSKDIFEGTLSMYQRIEVIPGYFDWTLAYNTGAAFSFLADAAGWQRWFFAAIAIVVSVVLVIWLKRLKRHETLLAVALAMVLGGALGNLYDRVVLGHVVDFILVHWQSRWFFPAFNLADTFITIGAILLALDMFKSDKSAKEAAQ; encoded by the coding sequence ATGCCTGAGTCCTCGCGTTTCGGGCATCTGCCCTGGTTGCTGTTGAGCGTGCTGATCCTGGTCGCCGACCGGGTGAGCAAGGACATCTTCGAGGGCACGCTGAGCATGTATCAGCGCATCGAAGTGATTCCGGGCTACTTCGACTGGACCCTGGCCTACAACACCGGCGCCGCTTTCAGCTTCCTGGCCGATGCCGCCGGCTGGCAGCGCTGGTTTTTCGCAGCCATCGCCATCGTCGTCAGCGTCGTACTGGTGATCTGGCTCAAGCGCCTCAAGCGTCACGAAACCCTGCTGGCAGTAGCCCTGGCCATGGTCCTGGGCGGCGCGCTGGGCAACCTGTACGACCGCGTGGTGCTTGGTCACGTGGTCGACTTCATCCTGGTGCACTGGCAGAGCCGCTGGTTCTTCCCGGCGTTCAACCTGGCTGACACCTTCATCACCATCGGCGCCATCCTGCTGGCGCTGGATATGTTCAAGAGCGACAAGTCCGCGAAGGAGGCTGCGCAATGA
- a CDS encoding peptidylprolyl isomerase produces MTDVRIGPDREVTLHFALKLENGDVVDSTFDKQPATFKVGDGNLLPGFEQALYGFKAGDKRSVQVQPEQGFGQPNPQNVQIMPRSQFEGMELSEGLLVIFNDAANTELPGVVKAFDDKQVTIDFNHPLAGKVLAFDVEIIEVKAL; encoded by the coding sequence ATGACAGACGTACGCATCGGGCCGGACAGGGAAGTGACCCTGCATTTCGCCCTCAAGCTGGAAAACGGCGATGTGGTCGACAGTACCTTCGACAAGCAACCGGCGACCTTCAAAGTCGGCGACGGCAATCTGCTGCCCGGTTTCGAGCAGGCGCTGTACGGCTTCAAGGCCGGCGACAAGCGCAGCGTGCAGGTACAGCCGGAGCAGGGCTTCGGCCAGCCCAATCCACAGAACGTGCAGATCATGCCGCGCAGCCAGTTCGAGGGCATGGAGCTCTCCGAAGGCCTGCTGGTGATCTTCAACGATGCCGCCAATACCGAGCTGCCAGGCGTGGTCAAGGCGTTCGATGACAAGCAGGTCACCATCGACTTCAACCACCCACTGGCCGGTAAGGTGCTGGCCTTCGATGTGGAAATTATCGAGGTCAAGGCCCTCTAG
- the ileS gene encoding isoleucine--tRNA ligase translates to MTDYKATLNLPDTQFPMKAGLPQREPQTLQRWNEIGLYSKLRKIGEDRPKFVLHDGPPYANGSIHIGHAVNKILKDIITRSKTLAGFDAPYVPGWDCHGLPIEHKVETTFGKNQAADLTRERCRTYAGEQIEGQKADFIRLGVLGDWDNPYKTMDFANEAGEIRALAEMVKQGFVFKGLKPVNWCFDCGSALAEAEVEYQDKKSDAIDVAFPIEDAGKLAAAFGLSELNKPTAIVIWTTTPWTIPANQALNVHPEFTYALVDTGERILLLAEELVESCLQRYGLQGQVIATAPGAALELIRFRHPFYERFSPVYLAEYVELGAGTGIVHSSPAYGEDDFRTCKAYGMSNDDILSPVQSNGVYTPDLPFFGGQFIWKANPAIVEKLAEVGALLKHQPIQHSYMHCWRHKTPLIYRATAQWFVGMDTQPKQGAPLRERALAAIEQTQFVPGWGQARLHSMIAGRPDWCISRQRNWGVPIPFFLHKATGELHPRTVELMEEVAKRVEQEGIEAWFKLDAAELLGAEAADYDKINDTLDVWFDSGTTHWHVLRGSHGLGHTTGPRADLYLEGSDQHRGWFHSSLLTGSAIDGHAPYKALLTHGFVVDENGRKMSKSLGNVVAPQEVNDSLGADIMRLWVASTDYSGEMAVSKVILQRSADAYRRIRNTARFMLANLNGFDPAKDLLQPEQMLDLDRWAVDAALRLQEEIIEAYGDYRFWNVYSKVHNFCVQELGGFYLDIIKDRQYTTAADSVARRSCQSALFHISEALVRWIAPILAFTAEEIWQFLPGERNESVMLNTWYAGLQRLPEGFELDRAYWDRVMAVKAAVNKELENLRTAKAIGASLQAEVTLFCDDAKQADLAKLGDELRFALITSAAQTAPLADAPADAVVTEVEGLKLKILKSAHAKCGRCWHFRADVGSHAAHPELCDRCVSNIEGEGEVRKHA, encoded by the coding sequence ATGACCGACTACAAAGCTACGCTGAACCTGCCCGATACCCAGTTCCCGATGAAGGCCGGCCTGCCGCAACGCGAGCCGCAGACCCTGCAGCGCTGGAACGAGATTGGCCTGTATAGCAAGCTGCGCAAGATTGGCGAAGATCGGCCGAAGTTCGTCCTGCACGACGGCCCGCCCTATGCCAACGGCAGCATCCACATCGGTCATGCGGTGAACAAGATCCTCAAGGACATCATCACCCGCTCCAAGACCCTGGCCGGCTTTGACGCGCCCTACGTGCCGGGCTGGGACTGCCACGGCCTGCCGATCGAGCACAAGGTCGAAACCACCTTCGGCAAGAATCAAGCAGCGGACCTGACCCGCGAGCGCTGCCGCACCTACGCCGGCGAGCAGATCGAAGGGCAGAAGGCCGACTTCATCCGCCTCGGTGTGCTCGGCGACTGGGACAACCCGTACAAGACCATGGATTTCGCCAACGAGGCTGGGGAGATCCGCGCCCTGGCCGAGATGGTCAAGCAGGGCTTCGTGTTCAAGGGTCTGAAACCGGTGAACTGGTGCTTCGACTGCGGCTCGGCGCTGGCCGAGGCCGAGGTGGAGTATCAGGACAAGAAGTCCGATGCCATCGACGTTGCCTTCCCCATCGAAGACGCAGGCAAATTGGCCGCCGCCTTCGGTCTGAGCGAGTTGAACAAGCCGACCGCCATCGTCATCTGGACCACCACGCCCTGGACCATCCCGGCCAACCAGGCGCTCAACGTACACCCGGAATTCACCTACGCGCTGGTCGACACCGGCGAGCGCATCCTGCTGCTGGCCGAGGAACTGGTCGAGTCCTGCCTGCAGCGCTACGGCCTGCAAGGTCAGGTGATCGCCACCGCGCCGGGCGCGGCGCTGGAGCTGATCCGTTTCCGCCATCCGTTCTACGAGCGTTTCTCGCCGGTGTACCTGGCCGAATACGTCGAGCTGGGCGCCGGTACCGGCATCGTTCACTCGTCGCCGGCCTATGGTGAGGACGACTTCCGTACCTGCAAAGCCTACGGCATGAGCAACGACGACATTCTCAGCCCGGTGCAGAGCAATGGCGTCTACACCCCGGATCTGCCGTTCTTCGGCGGCCAGTTCATCTGGAAGGCCAACCCGGCCATCGTCGAGAAACTCGCCGAAGTCGGTGCGCTGCTCAAGCACCAGCCGATCCAGCACAGCTATATGCACTGCTGGCGCCACAAGACGCCGCTGATCTACCGCGCTACCGCGCAGTGGTTCGTCGGTATGGATACGCAGCCCAAGCAGGGCGCTCCCCTGCGTGAGCGCGCGCTGGCCGCCATCGAGCAGACCCAGTTCGTCCCGGGCTGGGGCCAGGCACGCCTGCACAGCATGATCGCCGGTCGTCCCGACTGGTGCATCTCGCGTCAGCGCAACTGGGGCGTGCCGATCCCGTTCTTCCTGCACAAGGCCACCGGCGAGCTGCACCCGCGCACCGTCGAGCTGATGGAAGAGGTCGCCAAGCGTGTCGAGCAGGAGGGCATCGAAGCCTGGTTCAAGCTCGACGCTGCCGAGCTGCTTGGCGCCGAAGCGGCTGACTACGACAAGATCAACGACACTCTCGACGTCTGGTTCGACTCCGGTACCACCCACTGGCATGTACTGCGTGGCTCGCACGGCCTCGGCCACACCACCGGCCCGCGCGCCGACCTGTACCTGGAAGGCTCGGACCAGCACCGCGGCTGGTTCCATTCGTCACTGCTGACCGGCAGCGCCATCGATGGTCACGCGCCGTACAAGGCGCTGCTGACCCACGGCTTCGTGGTCGACGAGAACGGCCGCAAGATGTCCAAGTCGCTGGGTAACGTGGTCGCCCCGCAGGAGGTCAACGACAGCCTGGGCGCCGATATCATGCGCCTGTGGGTCGCTTCCACCGACTATTCCGGCGAGATGGCCGTGTCCAAGGTGATCCTGCAGCGCAGCGCCGATGCCTACCGCCGCATCCGCAACACCGCGCGCTTCATGCTGGCCAACCTCAATGGTTTCGATCCGGCCAAGGACCTGCTGCAGCCTGAGCAGATGCTCGACCTCGACCGCTGGGCCGTGGACGCCGCCCTGCGTTTGCAGGAAGAAATCATCGAAGCGTACGGCGATTACCGGTTCTGGAACGTCTACTCCAAGGTGCACAACTTCTGCGTGCAGGAGCTGGGCGGTTTCTACCTGGACATCATCAAGGACCGCCAGTACACCACCGCCGCCGACAGCGTGGCGCGCCGCTCCTGCCAGAGCGCGCTGTTCCACATCAGCGAGGCGCTGGTGCGCTGGATCGCGCCGATCCTGGCGTTCACCGCCGAGGAGATCTGGCAGTTCCTGCCGGGCGAGCGCAACGAGTCGGTGATGCTCAATACCTGGTACGCCGGTCTGCAGCGCCTGCCGGAAGGCTTCGAGCTGGACCGCGCCTATTGGGATCGCGTGATGGCGGTCAAGGCAGCGGTCAACAAGGAGCTGGAGAACCTGCGCACGGCCAAGGCCATCGGTGCCAGCCTGCAGGCCGAGGTCACCCTGTTCTGCGACGACGCCAAGCAGGCCGACCTGGCCAAGCTCGGCGACGAGCTGCGTTTCGCCCTGATCACCTCGGCGGCGCAGACCGCGCCGCTCGCTGATGCGCCGGCCGATGCGGTGGTGACCGAGGTCGAAGGCCTGAAGCTGAAGATCCTCAAGTCCGCCCACGCCAAGTGCGGCCGTTGCTGGCACTTCCGCGCCGATGTCGGCAGTCATGCCGCGCATCCTGAACTGTGCGATCGCTGCGTGAGCAACATCGAAGGTGAAGGTGAGGTGCGCAAGCATGCCTGA